The following are from one region of the Noviherbaspirillum sedimenti genome:
- a CDS encoding GNAT family N-acetyltransferase, whose protein sequence is MRQLNAAPAENPSSSSKFVLSLASTPEEVREVQRLRYQVFVEGMGLSALANAERLDRDEFDQHCDHLIVRDARSLKVIGTYRVLSPHAARRIGLYYSEQEFELSRLNHLRPNMAEAGRACIHPDYRSGAVIMLLWAGLADYLKKENCHYLIGCASVSLADGGQNALSIYHTLNENNIAPAEYRVRPRLPFPVGERNPEHQGAFIPPLIKGYLRSGAWVCGEPAWDPDFNCIDLFMLMPLANLDSRYARHFLEARAA, encoded by the coding sequence ATGCGTCAACTGAATGCGGCTCCGGCGGAAAACCCGTCTAGTTCCTCGAAGTTCGTTCTCAGCCTTGCCAGTACCCCGGAAGAGGTGCGCGAGGTGCAGCGCCTGCGTTACCAGGTGTTCGTCGAAGGCATGGGGCTGTCCGCCCTGGCCAATGCCGAACGGCTGGATCGCGACGAATTCGATCAGCACTGCGACCACCTGATCGTGCGTGACGCCCGCTCGCTGAAGGTGATCGGCACCTACCGCGTCCTGAGTCCGCATGCGGCGCGCCGCATCGGCCTCTACTACTCCGAGCAGGAGTTCGAACTGTCGCGTCTGAACCATTTGCGCCCGAATATGGCCGAGGCCGGCCGCGCCTGCATCCACCCGGATTACCGCAGCGGCGCCGTCATCATGCTGTTGTGGGCAGGCCTGGCGGATTACCTGAAAAAGGAAAACTGCCATTACCTGATCGGCTGCGCCAGCGTCAGCCTGGCCGATGGCGGCCAGAATGCGCTGTCGATCTACCATACCTTAAACGAGAACAACATCGCTCCGGCAGAATACCGGGTGCGCCCGCGCCTGCCGTTCCCGGTGGGCGAACGCAATCCGGAGCATCAGGGCGCCTTTATCCCGCCGCTGATCAAGGGTTACCTGCGCAGCGGTGCCTGGGTGTGCGGCGAACCGGCCTGGGATCCTGATTTCAATTGCATCGACCTGTTCATGCTGATGCCGCTGGCCAATCTTGACAGCCGCTATGCCCGTCACTTTCTGGAGGCGCGCGCAGCATGA